Proteins encoded by one window of Blautia argi:
- a CDS encoding Dabb family protein, whose translation MVHHIVMWKFKPEIKEEEKPQLKQAMAEHLKGLVGKVPGLLTVEFVEQPLSSSTHDIALVTTLEKAEDVAAYGVHPEHVKVADTYVRPYVMERACLDYE comes from the coding sequence ATGGTACATCATATTGTTATGTGGAAGTTTAAACCGGAAATCAAAGAAGAAGAAAAGCCTCAGTTAAAGCAGGCTATGGCAGAGCATTTAAAGGGACTGGTGGGAAAGGTTCCGGGACTTTTGACCGTAGAATTTGTAGAACAGCCTCTTTCTTCCAGCACCCATGATATAGCGCTGGTGACGACCCTGGAAAAAGCAGAGGACGTGGCAGCTTACGGGGTGCACCCGGAGCATGTAAAGGTTGCGGATACTTATGTCCGCCCCTATGTTATGGAGCGTGCCTGCCTGGACTATGAATAA
- a CDS encoding FUSC family protein — translation MTIYQELQLNQEGSKALIKSCRNPKEKARHIAIYLFKIFITMVFCMAFVIGYSTVFGDENSVTGVVILLCVMVFRFADFGISTPHGLSALMVVFAILAFGPRLANMGNVFTELLVNLACIFILMVLGCHNVIMANHSTLVLGYLLLYGYDVTGKAYALRLAGLAFGAFVTGIVFYRNHKKQTYKRGFRDLFREFDLASMRTRWQLSITFGVSTAIFLAGLLGLPRSMWVGIAVMSVLLPFRKDMKKRVKGRIPGNLLGGLVFLIVYPMLPESFYPYIGVIGGIGVGLSATYGWQAVFNSLGAMAIAVSFLGVPGAVFFRIFNNVAGAVYGLVFDKIFHGSLDKMTAKRTLLDS, via the coding sequence ATGACAATTTATCAGGAATTACAGTTAAATCAGGAGGGGTCGAAGGCGCTTATTAAAAGCTGCCGGAATCCAAAAGAAAAAGCCCGTCACATTGCTATTTATTTGTTCAAAATTTTTATTACCATGGTGTTCTGCATGGCCTTTGTTATTGGATACAGCACGGTTTTCGGAGATGAAAACAGCGTTACCGGGGTTGTAATCCTGCTGTGTGTTATGGTATTTCGTTTTGCCGATTTTGGGATTTCCACACCTCACGGGTTAAGCGCCCTTATGGTGGTATTTGCGATTCTGGCATTTGGTCCCAGACTGGCAAATATGGGAAATGTGTTTACAGAATTGCTTGTCAATCTGGCATGTATTTTTATTCTTATGGTATTAGGTTGTCATAATGTAATTATGGCAAACCATTCCACTCTGGTGCTGGGATATCTGCTTTTATATGGATATGATGTAACCGGGAAGGCTTATGCCCTGCGTCTGGCAGGTCTTGCTTTTGGAGCTTTTGTCACCGGGATTGTATTTTACCGGAACCACAAAAAGCAGACCTACAAACGTGGATTTAGAGATTTGTTCCGGGAGTTTGATTTGGCTTCCATGCGTACCCGCTGGCAGTTATCCATTACCTTCGGCGTGTCTACCGCCATTTTTCTGGCAGGTCTTTTAGGACTTCCCAGAAGCATGTGGGTGGGCATTGCAGTGATGTCCGTGCTGCTGCCGTTTCGTAAGGATATGAAGAAACGTGTAAAAGGAAGAATTCCGGGGAATCTGTTAGGCGGACTGGTATTTTTGATTGTATACCCCATGCTGCCGGAAAGCTTTTATCCGTATATTGGGGTTATTGGCGGTATTGGCGTGGGACTTTCCGCAACCTACGGCTGGCAGGCTGTGTTTAATTCCCTTGGCGCCATGGCCATTGCAGTCAGCTTTTTAGGTGTTCCGGGAGCTGTATTTTTCCGAATTTTCAACAATGTGGCAGGAGCGGTTTACGGTCTTGTATTTGATAAAATATTTCACGGTTCTCTGGATAAAATGACGGCAAAAAGGACGCTTTTGGATTCTTAA
- a CDS encoding peptidylprolyl isomerase: protein MKKTVKLLLAVFLAAALFAGCGTKEDTTENKKEEQREPIQDKDTEKEDTEGTKVEITIKDYGTIKISLDAEAAPLTVENFLKLTKEGFYDGLTFHRIMNGFMMQGGDPEGNGTGGSDETIKGEFAENGVDNPLSHTRGAISMARSQDYDSASSQFFIVHEDSTYLDGQYAAFGYVTEGMDVVDKICETVPAIDQNGTVLPENQPVIESIKIMEN, encoded by the coding sequence ATGAAAAAAACAGTGAAACTTTTACTTGCAGTATTTCTGGCCGCAGCCCTTTTTGCAGGCTGCGGTACAAAAGAAGACACGACAGAGAACAAAAAAGAAGAACAGAGAGAACCTATCCAGGATAAGGATACAGAAAAAGAGGACACAGAAGGGACAAAGGTAGAAATTACGATAAAGGATTACGGAACCATTAAGATTTCCCTAGATGCAGAGGCTGCGCCGCTTACGGTAGAGAATTTTTTAAAGCTGACAAAAGAGGGCTTTTATGATGGTCTGACTTTCCACAGAATTATGAATGGATTTATGATGCAGGGCGGTGACCCCGAGGGCAACGGAACCGGTGGTTCTGACGAAACCATCAAGGGTGAATTTGCAGAAAACGGGGTGGACAATCCGCTTTCTCACACCAGAGGAGCGATTTCTATGGCGCGTTCTCAGGATTATGACAGCGCCAGTTCTCAGTTTTTTATTGTACATGAGGACAGTACCTATCTGGACGGACAGTATGCAGCCTTTGGCTATGTGACAGAGGGTATGGACGTGGTAGATAAGATTTGTGAAACCGTGCCTGCCATCGACCAGAATGGAACTGTGCTTCCTGAAAACCAGCCGGTGATTGAGAGCATAAAGATTATGGAGAATTGA
- the rsmH gene encoding 16S rRNA (cytosine(1402)-N(4))-methyltransferase RsmH — translation MENQKPKHQRRVRYKGTHPRTFKEKYKELQPEKYADTIEKVIRKGSTPAGMHISICVQEILDFLQIQPGQQGLDATLGYGGHSAKMLECLKQEGHLYALDVDPIEMKKTKERLEKQGYGEDILTIRQMNFADIDLLAEETGKFDFVLADLGVSSMQIDNPERGFTYKYDGPLDLRLNPEKGISAAERLQEISQPELEGMLIENSDEPYAREISMAILSERRKGNAIDTTTKLKSVIEKALVRLPEAEKKEAVKKSCARTFQALRIDVNSEFEVLEAFLEKLPQILKPHGRVAILTFHSGEDRMVKKSFRNFYREGVYEDIAKEVIRPSKEECNRNSRARSTKMRWAIRGEDNTEKERQTGE, via the coding sequence ATGGAAAATCAGAAGCCAAAACATCAGCGCAGAGTGCGCTACAAGGGAACGCACCCCCGTACCTTTAAAGAAAAATACAAAGAACTGCAGCCGGAAAAGTACGCGGATACCATAGAAAAGGTAATCCGCAAGGGAAGTACCCCGGCGGGTATGCATATTTCTATCTGCGTACAGGAAATTTTGGACTTTTTGCAGATACAGCCCGGACAGCAGGGACTGGACGCAACCCTGGGATATGGGGGACACAGCGCCAAAATGCTGGAGTGCCTGAAACAGGAAGGACATCTCTATGCGCTGGACGTAGACCCCATTGAGATGAAAAAGACGAAGGAACGTCTGGAAAAACAGGGCTATGGAGAGGATATACTCACCATCAGGCAAATGAATTTTGCAGATATTGACCTGTTGGCAGAGGAAACCGGAAAATTTGATTTCGTACTGGCGGATTTAGGTGTGTCTTCCATGCAGATTGACAATCCGGAAAGAGGGTTTACCTATAAGTACGATGGTCCTCTGGACTTGCGTCTGAATCCGGAAAAAGGGATTTCTGCGGCAGAACGTTTACAGGAAATTTCCCAGCCGGAACTGGAGGGCATGCTCATAGAAAATTCCGATGAGCCTTATGCCAGAGAAATTTCTATGGCAATTCTCTCGGAAAGGAGAAAGGGAAATGCCATTGATACAACCACAAAGCTGAAGTCAGTCATTGAAAAAGCCCTTGTCCGGCTTCCAGAGGCAGAAAAAAAGGAAGCAGTGAAAAAATCCTGTGCCAGAACGTTTCAGGCATTACGAATAGATGTAAACAGTGAATTTGAGGTACTGGAAGCCTTTTTAGAGAAGCTGCCTCAGATTTTAAAGCCCCATGGAAGAGTGGCAATTCTCACCTTCCATTCAGGGGAAGACCGTATGGTAAAAAAATCCTTCCGGAATTTTTATCGCGAAGGCGTGTATGAAGACATTGCAAAAGAGGTGATTCGTCCTTCAAAAGAGGAATGCAATCGGAACAGCCGCGCCCGCTCAACAAAAATGCGCTGGGCTATTCGAGGAGAAGATAACACGGAAAAGGAAAGACAGACAGGAGAATAA
- a CDS encoding DUF2871 domain-containing protein, with product MKKFIKCSFLYFLAAMAAGVFYREFTKFSGFEGNTVLADMHVHLMALGMLFFLLAAMLYKNLKLTGNKAFGRFFVIYNVGLPLLAVTMLTRGIVQVKGIELSRGMNGMLSGFAGISHILLLLALLFFFSALKQGVATEE from the coding sequence ATGAAAAAATTTATAAAATGTTCATTTCTTTATTTTTTAGCTGCTATGGCAGCAGGGGTGTTCTACCGGGAGTTTACAAAGTTTTCAGGTTTTGAGGGAAATACCGTGCTGGCAGACATGCATGTGCATCTGATGGCGCTTGGTATGCTGTTCTTTTTACTGGCAGCAATGCTTTATAAAAATTTGAAGCTGACAGGGAATAAGGCCTTTGGCAGATTTTTTGTAATATACAATGTGGGACTTCCGCTTTTGGCAGTCACCATGCTGACGAGAGGAATTGTACAGGTAAAGGGAATAGAGTTAAGCCGTGGTATGAATGGAATGCTTTCAGGCTTTGCTGGTATTTCTCATATTTTATTGCTTCTGGCCCTGCTGTTTTTCTTCTCAGCTCTGAAGCAGGGAGTAGCAACAGAGGAGTAG
- a CDS encoding sugar kinase — protein MKVVTFGEIMLRLKTPEHLRILQARDFEASYGGAEANVAVSLAMLEDPVAFVTRVPDNPVGRAALNEVRHYGVDTSYILKGGSRLGIYYFEKGSNIRPTNVVYDREYSAFSMATATEFHWEKYLEAGDIFYFSGVTPAVSPEIQKAVLEALEYCRNHGIFVVCDLNYRAKMWSSQKAQAVMKECMRYVDLCIANDEDFEATLGIHAFDGNMSTGICQIDTYKQGMEEILRQYPNCKSVASVLRNMHTVEDGDWLGIYLKDGEFYESPIHTVHSLEAVGAGDAFAGGLLHGLLRDFDPQKTIDFAITASVMKLMIQYDFNIVTEEDILRVMKSSDTNLQR, from the coding sequence ATGAAGGTAGTTACTTTTGGAGAAATTATGCTGCGCCTGAAAACTCCGGAGCATCTGCGGATTTTGCAGGCGCGGGATTTTGAAGCAAGTTACGGAGGCGCAGAGGCAAATGTAGCGGTATCCCTCGCCATGCTGGAAGACCCGGTGGCATTTGTTACCAGGGTTCCGGATAACCCGGTAGGCAGAGCCGCATTAAACGAGGTGCGCCACTATGGTGTGGACACTTCTTATATTTTAAAAGGAGGCTCTCGTCTGGGCATCTATTATTTTGAAAAAGGCAGCAATATTCGCCCTACAAATGTGGTTTATGACCGGGAATACAGCGCTTTTTCCATGGCGACGGCAACAGAATTTCACTGGGAGAAATACCTGGAAGCCGGGGATATTTTTTATTTCTCCGGGGTTACACCAGCAGTCAGTCCCGAGATTCAGAAGGCTGTTTTGGAAGCCTTGGAATACTGCAGAAATCATGGGATTTTTGTAGTCTGTGATTTGAACTACCGGGCAAAAATGTGGAGCAGTCAAAAAGCGCAGGCAGTGATGAAAGAATGTATGCGGTATGTGGATCTGTGCATTGCCAATGACGAGGACTTTGAGGCAACCCTGGGGATTCATGCCTTTGACGGGAATATGAGTACCGGAATTTGTCAGATAGATACCTATAAGCAGGGTATGGAGGAAATTTTAAGGCAGTATCCAAACTGCAAATCCGTTGCCAGTGTGCTGCGAAATATGCATACCGTAGAGGACGGTGACTGGCTGGGCATTTATTTAAAGGATGGAGAATTTTACGAAAGCCCTATTCATACAGTACATAGTCTGGAGGCAGTGGGCGCGGGAGATGCTTTTGCAGGAGGGCTGCTGCATGGGCTTTTACGGGATTTTGACCCACAGAAAACCATTGATTTTGCCATTACTGCCAGCGTGATGAAACTGATGATACAGTATGATTTTAATATTGTGACCGAGGAAGATATTTTGCGTGTTATGAAATCCTCGGATACGAATCTGCAGAGATAA
- a CDS encoding pyridoxamine 5'-phosphate oxidase family protein, translating into MRAMRLQKRAVTEYEDLKEILEACQVVRIGAVDEEGLFIVPVNFGYEFYKDSQEEIHLKLYIHSAKEGRKAEAFAQNPNVAVEMDCAQGVLRGVYTCDYSFAYSSIMGNGVIRLVTEEAEQIYGLKLLMNHMVPKAELEFLPQMLEKVYVYCIELKDFSGKRRKEI; encoded by the coding sequence ATGAGGGCAATGCGTTTGCAGAAAAGAGCAGTAACCGAGTATGAGGATTTAAAGGAAATTCTGGAAGCCTGTCAGGTAGTCCGGATTGGTGCTGTTGATGAGGAGGGGCTTTTTATTGTCCCTGTGAATTTTGGATATGAATTTTATAAAGATTCTCAAGAAGAGATACATTTGAAATTGTATATACACAGTGCAAAAGAGGGAAGAAAAGCAGAAGCCTTTGCCCAAAATCCCAATGTGGCCGTGGAAATGGACTGTGCACAGGGGGTTCTTCGGGGAGTTTATACCTGTGATTATTCCTTTGCTTATTCCAGTATTATGGGAAATGGTGTGATACGTCTGGTGACGGAAGAAGCAGAACAAATCTACGGTTTAAAGCTTTTGATGAATCATATGGTACCAAAGGCAGAGCTAGAATTTTTGCCTCAGATGTTGGAAAAAGTGTATGTGTATTGTATCGAATTGAAAGATTTTTCGGGGAAGAGGAGAAAGGAAATATAG
- the rlmH gene encoding 23S rRNA (pseudouridine(1915)-N(3))-methyltransferase RlmH: protein MKITIITVGKLKEKYLKDAIAEYSKRLSKYCKLEILEVADEKTPDAASENVERQIRQKEGERILRYVKEDSYVLTLEIGGKMLDSVEFAEKIEKLGVQGKSHLTFIIGGSIGLGEEVRKRSDYALSFSKMTFPHQLMRVILLEQIYRGYRIIEGAPYHK, encoded by the coding sequence ATGAAAATTACGATTATTACTGTGGGGAAGCTGAAGGAAAAATATTTAAAAGACGCTATCGCAGAGTACAGCAAGCGTTTAAGCAAATACTGTAAGCTGGAAATTCTGGAGGTAGCTGATGAGAAGACCCCGGACGCTGCCAGTGAAAATGTGGAACGCCAGATTCGGCAAAAAGAGGGAGAACGGATTTTACGGTATGTCAAAGAGGACTCCTATGTTCTGACCCTGGAAATCGGAGGGAAAATGTTGGATTCTGTAGAATTTGCAGAAAAAATAGAAAAGCTGGGAGTACAGGGGAAAAGCCATCTGACCTTTATTATCGGCGGTTCTATCGGACTTGGGGAAGAGGTGCGGAAGCGGTCGGACTATGCCCTGAGTTTTTCTAAAATGACTTTTCCCCACCAGCTTATGAGAGTAATCCTTTTAGAGCAGATATACAGAGGATATCGGATTATAGAAGGGGCGCCGTACCATAAATAA
- a CDS encoding DsrE family protein, with translation MKAKVNDKIRIVNKMNDWSMDYKEGDIFTVESTWYGGVNVKSASGIPLSLDEVEYEILQEESPSDTGKKINVLFHADSERGIEKALQSAAGFLQYERGEKNPVELEILAEGEAVSGFQASSSNQELLCQLQKEGVKFAACKKAAESLHISEEEIILGIRMVESGIAELIEKQNQGFAYIKM, from the coding sequence ATGAAGGCAAAGGTAAACGATAAAATCAGAATTGTCAATAAAATGAACGACTGGTCCATGGATTACAAAGAAGGGGATATTTTTACGGTAGAAAGCACCTGGTACGGAGGGGTAAATGTAAAAAGCGCTTCCGGGATTCCCCTGTCCCTGGACGAGGTGGAATATGAAATTTTGCAGGAAGAAAGTCCCTCGGATACGGGGAAAAAGATAAACGTTCTGTTTCATGCAGACAGTGAGAGAGGCATAGAAAAGGCTCTGCAGTCTGCTGCAGGATTTCTGCAGTATGAAAGAGGAGAAAAAAATCCGGTGGAACTGGAGATTCTGGCAGAGGGAGAAGCTGTTTCCGGTTTTCAGGCGTCTTCTTCCAATCAAGAACTTCTCTGTCAATTACAAAAAGAGGGCGTAAAGTTTGCAGCGTGTAAAAAGGCGGCAGAATCCCTGCACATTTCAGAAGAAGAAATTATTTTGGGCATACGAATGGTGGAATCCGGAATTGCAGAGCTGATAGAAAAGCAGAATCAGGGCTTTGCCTATATAAAAATGTGA
- a CDS encoding DNA alkylation repair protein, with amino-acid sequence MRFAVVCMLDFFINENFLDRILELLPQISHKGYYVKMAVAWAVSICYIKFPEKTERLFWENCLEDFTHNKAIQKIRESCRVPKEDKERLDTLKRR; translated from the coding sequence GTGCGTTTTGCCGTGGTCTGTATGCTGGATTTTTTTATTAACGAAAACTTTCTTGACAGAATTCTGGAGCTTTTGCCTCAGATTTCGCATAAAGGCTATTATGTAAAAATGGCAGTGGCATGGGCTGTTTCTATTTGCTATATCAAGTTTCCCGAAAAGACAGAACGTCTTTTTTGGGAGAATTGCCTGGAGGATTTTACGCACAATAAGGCAATTCAGAAAATCCGGGAATCCTGTCGGGTGCCAAAGGAAGATAAGGAACGCTTAGATACACTAAAACGCAGATAA
- a CDS encoding DNA alkylation repair protein → MEDKTDRATELILWIREELQSRVDKKYREFHQSLVPGLSSMLGVRVPDMREIAKKAAKTDYNGYVKQADLSVYEELMIRGMMIGYAGLNEMEQQEELRKFVPFINNWAICDCCCATYINL, encoded by the coding sequence ATGGAAGACAAAACAGACAGAGCAACAGAACTTATCCTTTGGATAAGAGAAGAGCTGCAAAGCCGTGTAGATAAAAAATACAGGGAATTTCATCAATCTCTGGTTCCGGGGCTTTCTTCCATGCTGGGAGTTCGTGTGCCGGATATGCGGGAGATTGCGAAAAAAGCGGCAAAAACGGACTACAATGGCTATGTAAAACAGGCAGATTTGTCGGTTTATGAAGAACTGATGATACGTGGTATGATGATAGGATACGCCGGATTGAATGAGATGGAGCAACAGGAAGAATTGAGGAAGTTTGTTCCTTTTATCAACAACTGGGCGATTTGCGACTGCTGTTGTGCTACCTATATAAATTTATGA
- a CDS encoding sulfide/dihydroorotate dehydrogenase-like FAD/NAD-binding protein: protein MYKILKAEKLNEIVYLMEVEAPMVAKHCEPGQFIIVKLDDAGERIPLTICDYDREAGTVTIVFQPIGASTEKFTKLQAGDAFEDFVGPLGCPSEFVHEDIEELKKEKILFVAGGVGTAPVYPQVKWLHEHGIEADVIVGAKDKRFDYSGKRNGSCSRQFIYYHRRWFLRTQRYGYKGYRRPGSRREEIYTLCCYRTYDYDEFCCLTTKKYEIPTIVSMNPIMVDGTGMCGACRVIVGGEVKFACVDGPEFDGHLIDWDLAMKRQQMYKTEEGRALLKEREGDTHHGGCGNCGGDE, encoded by the coding sequence ATGTATAAGATTCTAAAAGCAGAAAAGCTTAATGAGATTGTATATCTCATGGAAGTCGAAGCACCAATGGTCGCAAAACACTGCGAGCCGGGTCAGTTTATCATTGTAAAATTAGATGACGCGGGAGAGAGAATTCCCCTGACCATCTGTGATTATGACAGAGAGGCAGGCACAGTTACCATTGTATTCCAGCCGATTGGCGCCTCAACAGAAAAATTCACCAAATTACAGGCCGGAGATGCTTTCGAGGATTTTGTAGGTCCTTTAGGCTGTCCATCTGAATTTGTCCATGAAGATATAGAAGAGTTAAAGAAAGAAAAAATCCTGTTTGTAGCAGGCGGTGTTGGAACTGCGCCTGTTTATCCTCAGGTAAAATGGCTTCATGAACATGGGATTGAAGCTGATGTTATCGTGGGTGCAAAAGACAAAAGATTTGATTATTCTGGAAAAAGAAATGGAAGCTGTAGCAGGCAATTTATATATTACCACAGACGATGGTTCTTACGGACGCAGCGGTATGGTTACAAAGGTTATCGACGACCTGGTAGCAGAAGGGAAGAAATATACACGCTGTGTTGCTATCGGACCTATGATTATGATGAATTTTGCTGCCTGACCACAAAGAAGTACGAAATTCCGACGATTGTATCCATGAATCCGATTATGGTAGACGGTACCGGAATGTGCGGTGCATGCCGTGTTATCGTAGGTGGAGAAGTAAAATTCGCATGTGTAGACGGACCAGAATTTGATGGTCACTTAATTGACTGGGATCTGGCTATGAAAAGACAGCAGATGTACAAGACAGAAGAAGGAAGAGCCTTGTTAAAAGAACGTGAAGGAGATACTCATCACGGAGGCTGTGGAAACTGTGGAGGTGACGAATAA
- a CDS encoding chitobiase/beta-hexosaminidase C-terminal domain-containing protein, which translates to MKCRNCGAEYEEGNLFCPKCGKEIQWVPEYNTLETLIRQKELQEQEKKKKEMEAQKERERLQKKAEQERKKKKKKRMILAGTTATAVIAVGAGLFFVYQTQLHSFDFQMAQAETKFSNKVYSEALKYVERALALNPESAEANILEAKIYLKEGNEEAALSILLSVTESHPDSTNAYGELLRLYEKNEEYEKIRELMNGASDSMKAKYQTYVCELPSVSKAGGSYSEELELRFDIPLGTRVYYTLDGSTPDSTSQEYEDAILLDEEGTYKLKYFACNEKGIPSEIGEEAYQLTFQAPQKPQIAPPSDKYEYAAEIIVTAEDDCDIYYAFDAEPTIESEKYIGPITMPEGEHTFSAIAVDSRGKVSQISSAIYVFYG; encoded by the coding sequence ATGAAGTGTAGAAACTGTGGAGCAGAGTATGAAGAAGGAAATCTGTTTTGTCCGAAATGCGGAAAGGAAATTCAATGGGTTCCGGAATACAATACACTGGAAACCCTGATACGCCAGAAGGAGCTGCAGGAGCAGGAAAAGAAGAAAAAGGAAATGGAAGCGCAAAAAGAGCGGGAGCGTCTTCAGAAGAAAGCAGAACAGGAACGTAAAAAAAAGAAAAAAAAGAGAATGATTCTGGCAGGGACTACGGCGACAGCCGTGATCGCAGTAGGAGCCGGGCTGTTTTTTGTGTATCAGACTCAGCTTCACTCCTTTGATTTTCAGATGGCGCAGGCAGAAACAAAGTTCAGCAATAAAGTCTACAGTGAAGCACTGAAATATGTGGAGAGAGCCCTGGCTTTAAATCCGGAAAGCGCTGAGGCAAATATTCTGGAGGCAAAAATTTATCTGAAGGAGGGAAATGAGGAGGCAGCGCTTTCTATTCTTCTCTCCGTTACAGAGAGCCACCCGGACAGTACTAATGCTTACGGAGAATTGCTCCGCCTGTATGAAAAAAACGAAGAGTATGAAAAAATCAGAGAATTGATGAACGGTGCTTCAGACAGTATGAAGGCGAAATATCAAACCTATGTCTGCGAGCTTCCTTCCGTTTCAAAGGCAGGCGGCAGCTATAGTGAAGAGCTGGAACTGCGCTTTGACATACCTCTGGGAACAAGGGTGTACTATACACTGGACGGTAGCACTCCTGACAGCACCAGCCAGGAATATGAAGATGCCATTCTTTTAGACGAAGAGGGAACCTATAAGCTGAAGTATTTTGCCTGCAATGAAAAGGGGATTCCGAGTGAAATCGGGGAAGAGGCTTATCAGTTGACCTTTCAGGCACCCCAGAAGCCTCAGATTGCACCGCCCTCAGACAAATATGAATATGCAGCGGAAATTATTGTGACAGCAGAGGACGACTGTGATATTTATTATGCCTTTGATGCAGAGCCTACCATAGAGAGTGAAAAATATATAGGTCCTATAACCATGCCGGAAGGAGAGCATACTTTTTCGGCGATTGCCGTAGATTCCAGGGGCAAGGTAAGTCAGATTAGCAGCGCTATCTATGTATTTTATGGATAA